In a single window of the Lebetimonas sp. JH292 genome:
- a CDS encoding thiamine pyrophosphate-dependent enzyme, giving the protein MLRSVMRVSHSREIVELKEHKFEAKEGNFERNIPRWAAVPRAGRLAQAYEREEKLEKIKKYNYEVFIKPKINKLKGTKNLIISSGAAFGYVKEVIDELNLDIDILKIDMPYPLPLNQLKDLIKKYEKVLVIEETYPVIEEEIRSHNVYGKMTNDVHSIDEMTKERVLKALKNIGLYNGENIYKPIFTQNFEVKHRKPNLCPGCPHRDIFFAIKKVFRPKKSIYPSDIGCYTLGINQKAIDTVLCMGASVSMAHGFSIADKEKTVIATIGDSTFFHSGVAPLINAVYQKAKFILVILDNSTVAMTGRQATPERAVPGKVDLKKVAEGCGAEVMEYFYEPDINKTINFFKDVKKKFENVEVPLVVISRQFCVLDKEKAKENLKGIFATVDEEKCVACDVCTTQFVCPPMAYNERGKIEIDPLLCVGCGVCISGVCPTDAFIRRDK; this is encoded by the coding sequence ATGCTAAGAAGTGTAATGAGAGTTTCGCATTCAAGAGAAATTGTAGAACTTAAAGAGCATAAATTTGAAGCAAAAGAAGGAAATTTTGAAAGGAATATTCCAAGATGGGCTGCTGTTCCAAGGGCTGGAAGACTGGCTCAGGCATATGAGAGGGAAGAAAAATTAGAAAAAATTAAAAAATATAATTATGAGGTATTTATAAAACCAAAAATCAATAAGCTCAAAGGTACAAAAAATTTAATCATCTCTAGCGGAGCGGCTTTTGGATATGTAAAAGAGGTAATTGATGAATTAAATTTAGATATCGATATATTAAAAATTGATATGCCTTATCCTCTGCCGTTAAATCAGCTTAAAGATTTAATTAAAAAATATGAAAAAGTATTGGTAATTGAAGAGACCTATCCGGTAATTGAAGAAGAAATTAGAAGCCATAATGTTTACGGAAAAATGACAAATGATGTGCATTCAATTGACGAGATGACAAAAGAGAGGGTTTTAAAGGCTTTAAAAAATATAGGTTTATATAATGGGGAAAATATTTATAAACCTATATTTACCCAGAATTTTGAAGTGAAGCATAGAAAACCGAATTTGTGTCCCGGATGTCCTCACAGAGATATCTTTTTTGCAATAAAAAAAGTGTTTCGGCCTAAAAAATCGATATATCCTTCAGACATAGGGTGTTATACACTTGGAATCAATCAAAAAGCAATCGACACAGTTTTATGTATGGGGGCCAGTGTGTCAATGGCGCACGGCTTCAGTATTGCCGATAAAGAAAAAACGGTAATTGCCACAATAGGTGATTCAACGTTTTTTCACTCAGGTGTAGCGCCATTAATTAATGCAGTTTATCAAAAAGCTAAATTTATACTTGTGATTTTGGATAATTCAACCGTTGCAATGACGGGAAGACAAGCTACGCCTGAGAGGGCTGTCCCCGGGAAAGTAGATTTAAAAAAAGTTGCTGAGGGATGTGGTGCTGAGGTAATGGAGTATTTTTACGAGCCTGATATTAATAAAACCATAAACTTTTTTAAAGATGTAAAGAAAAAATTTGAAAATGTTGAAGTCCCTTTGGTTGTAATTAGCAGACAATTCTGTGTGTTGGATAAAGAAAAAGCAAAAGAAAACTTAAAAGGTATTTTTGCTACAGTGGACGAAGAAAAATGTGTTGCGTGTGATGTATGCACCACCCAGTTTGTATGTCCTCCAATGGCATATAATGAAAGGGGAAAAATAGAAATTGACCCGCTTTTATGTGTCGGATGCGGTGTGTGTATCAGCGGGGTCTGTCCTACGGACGCATTCATAAGGAGAGATAAATGA